The Miscanthus floridulus cultivar M001 chromosome 7, ASM1932011v1, whole genome shotgun sequence genome includes a region encoding these proteins:
- the LOC136463551 gene encoding NAC domain-containing protein 104-like, which yields MGGATNLPPGFHFFPSDEDLVVHFLRRKVANLPCRPDIVPTILLHRYDPWELNGTALQAGNQWYFFSHAAQSRTSPAGYWNPVGADETVTSSGCIVGMKKTLIFCTGEPFKGFKTNWIMHEYHLQDGGYNVSGSSTPSSSSSSRKSQRKRLHSSTESNSWVICRVFESSCGSQVSFHDEGTELSCLDEVFLSLDDYDEVSLPNN from the exons ATGGGAGGAGCTACCAACCTACCTCCTGGTTTCCATTTCTTCCCTTCAGATGAAGATCTCGTCGTCCATTTCCTCCGTCGCAAAGTGGCCAACCTCCCATGCCGCCCTGACATCGTCCCGACGATACTTCTGCACCGCTACGATCCGTGGGAATTGAATG GAACCGCGCTGCAAGCTGGAAACCAATGGTATTTCTTTAGCCATGCCGCGCAAAGCAGAACCTCTCCGGCTGGGTACTGGAATCCCGTTGGTGCCGATGAAACAGTAACAAGCAGTGGCTGTATTGTCGGCATGAAGAAGACGCTCATCTTCTGCACTGGagagcctttcaaaggtttcaaAACAAACTGGATCATGCATGAGTACCACCTTCAAGATGGAGGATACAATGTCAGCGGTAGCAGCACCCCAAGTAGCTCAAGCTCCAGTAGGAAATCCCAGAGGAAGAGACTTCACTCAAGCACG GAGTCCAACAGCTGGGTGATATGTAGAGTGTTCGAATCAAGTTGCGGTTCACAAGTGAGCTTCCATGATGAGGGCACAGAGCTTTCATGCTTAGATGAGGTGTTTTTGTCGTTAGATGACTATGACGAAGTGAGTTTGCCAAATAATTAG